The sequence below is a genomic window from Desertifilum tharense IPPAS B-1220.
CAGGCTTTGAGAGGAGTACGCAATTTTTTAATCTACGGTATTTTTATCGAGTTACCGTATTTATTGGATACAAAGATGAATATCGCACGCGCATCTATAAAAATCAAGGGCGAATTTGGGGATTTTTGTATCTCAGAAGACATCTAAACTCAAAATTCATCAATCCCTTTAATCGCCTCGCTAGCGAATCACCGATTTAGCATGAATTGCCCGCTGATACTGCTTAAGTAATCGTCGAATTTGCTTAACTCCACTAAGAGTGAGCAACGTAAGTATGGCTCCTAAAAGTCCCATTTGCCACAATCCACAGCCAACAGCCGCTCCTAAACCTGCTGTCACCCAAATACAGGCAGCCGTTGTCAATCCTCTAACTTTTAACACGCCGACTTGTTGGGTAGATTGCTGTAAAATTAAACCCGCTCCTAAGAAGCCAACTCCAGTAGCAACACCTTGTATTGTTCGGCTTAAAGCATTAGTTGTTGCAAAATTGGTATCGCTTTCTGCTTGTAAGGGAATCATGACAAATAGTGCCGCTCCCAAACCAACTAACATAAAGGTTCTCATTCCGGCAGGTCTACCGCTTTGTTGTCGATTTAATCCGATTAAAAAGCCAACTAACATCGCCATACTCAAACGGAAAGAAAGAGTAAGCCAATCATTAGAGTCTAAAAACATGTGAGACATTGTAGAATTCCTAAAGGAGTTATAAATTTCCCTTGATTGCCTTTCTCCTAGGGAGAGGAAACTTAGAAAAGATTTAAATTTAATTGAAGAGCGCTATATAACATTTTCCATGAAAATCACATGAAAGCGTTCAAGGAAAAATCGATTGGTTAAATTAAACTAGAAAAAGTCATTCTAGAACCGCTAGGCATTGAGAATAAAACGTAAATCACTCCAGTGCCTAACAGTAACAAAATGAGACTAAATAAAACAACCCAACGACTAGAAGGTTCGTAAGTATTGGCATCAATCGCTTGCAGAACCATAAAGTAGTGTTGAGTTGAAAGTAAAACAGTGAGTAAACCTGTACAAATAAACAGCAAACCCAGCGCCCAACCTTGTCCTGTTCCGGGTTCATTTGGGGCTAATAAATATCGCAAACGAGCAATCACAACCCCGAAACCCATGAGCGCGATCGCAGTTCGCATCCAAGCTAAATAAGTCCGTTCGTTGGCAAGATGATCGCGAATTCTCGACCCAGATTTGTCTCGTCGATCGATGGGTAATGGCTCGGCTGATTCTGTTCTAGAATTCTCCAAGAGATGCACAACAGACTCTTGAGAATTTTGCTCGTTGGGAAATCGATTCATGAAGTCTTAAATTCCTGCACCATCGAGAAAATCGGTAACGAGAGAATTAGAACTATCT
It includes:
- a CDS encoding MgtC/SapB family protein — protein: MSHMFLDSNDWLTLSFRLSMAMLVGFLIGLNRQQSGRPAGMRTFMLVGLGAALFVMIPLQAESDTNFATTNALSRTIQGVATGVGFLGAGLILQQSTQQVGVLKVRGLTTAACIWVTAGLGAAVGCGLWQMGLLGAILTLLTLSGVKQIRRLLKQYQRAIHAKSVIR
- a CDS encoding YidH family protein — translated: MNRFPNEQNSQESVVHLLENSRTESAEPLPIDRRDKSGSRIRDHLANERTYLAWMRTAIALMGFGVVIARLRYLLAPNEPGTGQGWALGLLFICTGLLTVLLSTQHYFMVLQAIDANTYEPSSRWVVLFSLILLLLGTGVIYVLFSMPSGSRMTFSSLI